In a single window of the Pontibacter russatus genome:
- a CDS encoding TonB-dependent receptor, translating into MPHYSFFFLYILLMLLAAAPVSAQTSYTLSGRVVDAGTGEGLAGALVALKERISPGTTTDASGRYSFSVPAGAYTLVVQYIGYSTFEQKLQLSQNRRLNISLAPVTYDVQEVEVIAERQQPLTQTPAMGQLELPMETIKTLPVLFGEVDILKTVQLLPGVQSGGEGNTGFYVRGGGADQNLVLLDKATVYNPGHLFNFFSVFNSDAIENTTLIKGSMPARYGGRLSSVLEIESKDGDKNGFRADGGIGLIASRLTVQGPLLEDKAAFIFSGRRTYIDALFNPFLKNTEQGGVPYRFYDLNGKLQYLLSEQDELSLSGYYGRDVGKLKLSDGRFAADFFWGNATATARWRHRFNDNLYMDVSGVLSNYAFQFSWDYGGYKTLLQTGVRDYAANIDFDYTPSVRHHLQYGVQYTYHTLRPRTGEAEGEAGELFGTNRVLPKYGHETAVYISDDWNVTDKLLLSLGLRNSYFTQVGPFSYYRFNENQLVTDSTSYGNGDAVKTYTALEPRASVRYLLSEQASIKAGFTKSAQYLHLVSNAFTTLPLDVWVPSSAIVKPQRATQYALGYFQSIDNNQYEGSVEVYYKELQNQLEYREGFAPGPSNRDLEYEFVRGSGMSYGAEFFLRKNYGDLQGWVGYTLSKTTRRFPDLNNGEVFPARYDRRHDLSLVGSYRYNNRWTFGGTFVFGTGQATTLPERRYYLEGTVNYQYGDRNSFRMQPTHRLDLSATLEGKAREHIQSSWTFSIYNVYGRRNPFLYYVDNEGSPGSQNVQLQAKKVSIIPFPLPSVTWNFSWK; encoded by the coding sequence TTGCCACACTACAGCTTCTTTTTCCTCTATATACTTCTGATGCTTCTCGCTGCGGCTCCCGTTTCAGCGCAAACAAGTTACACCCTGTCCGGCCGCGTGGTAGATGCCGGGACGGGCGAAGGACTGGCGGGAGCCCTTGTGGCCCTGAAGGAACGCATCAGTCCCGGCACGACCACTGATGCCAGCGGCCGCTATTCCTTTTCGGTCCCAGCCGGCGCTTATACTCTTGTGGTACAGTATATCGGCTACAGCACTTTCGAGCAGAAGCTGCAACTGAGCCAGAACCGGCGGCTTAACATAAGTTTAGCACCCGTGACATACGATGTGCAGGAGGTGGAAGTGATAGCGGAGCGGCAGCAGCCGCTGACGCAGACACCTGCGATGGGGCAACTGGAACTGCCCATGGAAACCATCAAAACGCTGCCAGTGCTTTTTGGGGAGGTGGATATCCTGAAGACGGTGCAGTTGCTGCCGGGCGTGCAGTCGGGCGGTGAGGGCAACACGGGCTTTTACGTGCGCGGCGGCGGGGCCGACCAGAACCTCGTGCTGCTCGATAAAGCCACCGTATATAACCCCGGCCACCTGTTCAACTTTTTCTCGGTGTTCAACAGCGACGCCATTGAGAACACCACGCTCATCAAAGGCAGCATGCCCGCCCGCTACGGTGGCCGCCTCTCCTCGGTGCTGGAAATCGAAAGCAAGGACGGGGACAAAAATGGCTTCCGTGCCGATGGCGGTATCGGGCTCATTGCCTCCCGCCTGACGGTACAGGGGCCATTGCTGGAAGACAAGGCGGCTTTTATTTTCTCCGGTCGCCGCACCTATATAGATGCCCTGTTCAACCCCTTCCTGAAGAACACAGAGCAGGGCGGCGTCCCCTACCGCTTCTACGATCTCAACGGAAAGCTGCAGTACCTGTTGTCGGAGCAGGACGAGTTGTCGCTGAGTGGCTACTATGGCCGCGATGTAGGCAAACTGAAGCTCTCGGACGGCCGCTTCGCTGCAGACTTCTTCTGGGGGAACGCCACCGCCACCGCCCGCTGGCGGCACCGCTTCAACGATAATCTATATATGGATGTCAGCGGGGTGCTGAGCAACTATGCCTTCCAGTTCTCCTGGGACTACGGCGGCTACAAAACCCTGCTGCAAACAGGCGTGCGCGACTATGCCGCCAACATCGACTTTGACTATACCCCCAGCGTGCGCCACCACCTGCAGTACGGGGTGCAGTACACCTACCACACGCTGCGGCCGCGCACCGGCGAGGCCGAGGGCGAAGCGGGTGAGCTTTTCGGAACCAACCGGGTGCTGCCGAAATACGGACATGAAACAGCGGTCTATATATCCGACGACTGGAACGTGACGGATAAACTCCTCCTGAGCCTGGGGCTGCGGAACAGCTATTTTACACAGGTGGGGCCGTTCAGCTATTACCGTTTCAACGAAAACCAGCTTGTGACGGACTCCACGTCCTATGGAAACGGTGATGCGGTGAAGACATATACGGCTTTAGAGCCACGGGCATCGGTGCGGTACCTGCTGAGCGAGCAGGCCTCCATCAAAGCGGGTTTCACGAAATCAGCCCAGTACCTGCACCTCGTCTCGAACGCCTTTACCACCCTGCCGCTGGATGTGTGGGTGCCAAGCTCAGCGATCGTGAAGCCGCAGCGGGCAACGCAATATGCCCTGGGCTATTTCCAGAGTATCGACAACAACCAGTACGAAGGCTCGGTGGAGGTGTATTATAAAGAACTGCAAAACCAGTTGGAGTACCGCGAAGGCTTTGCGCCCGGCCCCAGCAACCGCGATTTGGAATATGAGTTTGTGCGCGGCAGTGGCATGTCCTACGGGGCTGAGTTTTTCCTGCGCAAGAACTACGGCGACCTGCAGGGCTGGGTCGGCTATACCCTTTCCAAAACCACCCGCCGGTTTCCGGATTTAAATAATGGTGAAGTGTTTCCGGCCCGCTACGACCGCCGCCACGACTTGTCGCTGGTGGGCAGCTACCGCTACAACAACCGCTGGACCTTTGGCGGCACTTTTGTGTTTGGCACCGGCCAGGCCACTACACTGCCGGAGCGGCGCTATTATCTGGAGGGCACGGTAAACTACCAGTATGGCGACCGCAACAGCTTCCGGATGCAGCCCACGCACCGCCTCGATCTTTCCGCCACCCTTGAGGGAAAGGCGCGCGAGCATATACAGTCGAGCTGGACCTTTTCTATCTACAACGTATATGGCCGCCGCAACCCGTTTCTGTATTACGTCGACAACGAGGGAAGCCCAGGCAGCCAGAACGTGCAGCTGCAGGCCAAGAAGGTGTCTATCATCCCCTTCCCGCTGCCCTCCGTTACCTGGAACTTTAGCTGGAAATAA
- the hemF gene encoding oxygen-dependent coproporphyrinogen oxidase, giving the protein MFREKVEAFMRRFQNDLCRDLETCDGGATFASDAWQHESGGGGISRVIEGGNVLEKGGVNFSAVEGELSPAFLKMLQMPDPAYFATGVSVVLHPHSPMVPITHMNVRYFEAGNGQAWFGGGIDLTPIYLDLKQAKEFHAQMKAVCDRHHPSYYPEFKKWADDYFYNEHREETRGVGGIFFDRLSATDEISLEERFAFVHDVAYAFAPFYTAIMNQNRDLPYGEREKQWQLLRRGRYVEFNLVYDRGTKFGLLTKGRIESILMSLPTNASWLYNFKPEPGSPEAQMQAYLKKDIDWVNVQA; this is encoded by the coding sequence ATGTTTAGAGAAAAAGTAGAGGCGTTTATGCGCCGGTTCCAGAATGACCTTTGCCGTGACCTCGAGACCTGCGACGGCGGCGCCACCTTTGCATCGGACGCGTGGCAGCATGAGAGCGGCGGCGGTGGCATATCGCGCGTGATAGAGGGCGGCAATGTGCTGGAGAAGGGTGGCGTGAATTTTTCGGCGGTGGAGGGCGAGCTCTCCCCGGCTTTCCTGAAGATGCTGCAGATGCCCGACCCGGCTTATTTTGCCACCGGCGTTTCGGTGGTGCTGCACCCGCACAGCCCGATGGTGCCCATCACCCATATGAACGTGCGCTACTTTGAGGCGGGCAACGGCCAAGCCTGGTTCGGCGGCGGCATCGACCTCACGCCCATATACCTCGACCTGAAACAAGCAAAAGAATTTCATGCGCAGATGAAGGCTGTCTGTGACAGGCACCACCCGTCGTACTACCCGGAGTTTAAGAAGTGGGCCGATGACTATTTCTACAACGAGCACCGCGAGGAAACCCGCGGCGTGGGCGGCATCTTCTTCGACAGGCTTTCCGCCACCGACGAAATCAGCCTGGAAGAACGGTTTGCTTTTGTACACGACGTAGCTTACGCTTTTGCGCCATTTTATACCGCTATCATGAACCAGAACCGCGACCTGCCCTACGGGGAGCGCGAAAAGCAGTGGCAGCTGCTGCGCCGGGGCCGTTATGTGGAGTTTAACCTGGTATATGACCGCGGCACCAAGTTCGGGCTGCTGACGAAAGGGCGCATCGAGTCTATCCTGATGAGCCTGCCGACGAACGCCTCCTGGCTCTATAACTTTAAGCCTGAGCCGGGCAGCCCCGAGGCGCAGATGCAGGCGTACCTCAAAAAGGATATAGACTGGGTAAACGTGCAGGCCTAG
- a CDS encoding alpha-ketoacid dehydrogenase subunit alpha/beta: protein MPKETMAAAKLHVDLLKKAYRLMMTAKIMADTYEEQKAICSKYVHSTSRGHEAIQLAAAFQLKPCDFASLYYRDDSMLLGIGLQPYELMLQLMAKADDPFSGGRTYYGHPALRRKGFPTIPHQSSATGMQAIPATGMAHGLRYLEGQGLLQAGERPVVLCSLGDAAVTEGEVAEAFQMAVLKGLPIIYLIQDNDWGISAKGKEMRAMNAYEYAAGFKGMERLSVNGADFLESCEGMRVAFEYARQVRRPVLVHAKVPLLGHHTSGVRREWYRGKNLQKQAVNDPIPLLHQVLLEAHVPSSDIEALEREARETVARDFEKALAAPAPDPATFDQHEFAPTPITEEKGERTPAGASKVTMVDAGLHAVDDLLRVYPEALFYGQDVGRQLGGVFREAALLAKKYGDARVFNTPIQEAYIIGSTAGMSAVGAKAIVEVQFADYIWPGLNQLVEELSKSCYLSNGQFPVQAVIRVPIGAYGGGGPYHSGSIESSLLNIRGIKVVYPSNAADMKGLMKAAFLDPNPVVMLEHKGIYWSKVPGTEEAKTVEPDEHYILPLGKACVAQQAAAQEIKRGNSMAVITYGMAVYWAKAASKKFPGSVEIIDLRTLNPLDYETVKAAVIRHSKALVLTEEPLLNSFAESLAGRLAKDCFQHLDAPIHTLGAANLPAVPLNVELERMMLPDAAKVAAALEELLNY from the coding sequence ATGCCGAAGGAGACCATGGCGGCGGCGAAGCTGCACGTTGACCTGTTAAAAAAAGCGTACCGGCTGATGATGACCGCCAAAATTATGGCGGATACCTATGAGGAGCAGAAAGCCATCTGCAGCAAGTATGTTCACAGCACCTCGCGCGGCCACGAAGCCATCCAGCTGGCCGCCGCCTTCCAGCTCAAGCCCTGCGACTTCGCCTCGCTCTACTACCGCGACGATTCCATGCTGCTGGGCATCGGGCTGCAACCCTACGAACTCATGCTGCAGCTCATGGCCAAAGCCGATGACCCTTTCTCCGGCGGCCGCACCTATTACGGGCACCCGGCACTGAGGCGCAAAGGCTTCCCCACTATACCGCACCAGAGCTCGGCCACGGGCATGCAGGCTATTCCGGCCACCGGCATGGCGCATGGCCTCCGTTACCTCGAAGGGCAGGGGCTGCTGCAGGCAGGGGAGCGGCCGGTGGTGCTGTGCTCGCTCGGAGACGCGGCCGTGACGGAGGGCGAGGTGGCGGAGGCCTTCCAGATGGCGGTGCTGAAGGGGCTGCCCATCATCTACCTCATCCAGGACAATGACTGGGGCATATCGGCCAAAGGAAAAGAAATGCGTGCCATGAACGCCTACGAGTATGCCGCCGGTTTCAAAGGGATGGAGCGCCTCAGCGTGAACGGGGCTGATTTTTTGGAGTCCTGCGAGGGGATGCGGGTGGCGTTTGAGTATGCCCGCCAGGTGCGGAGGCCGGTGCTGGTACACGCGAAAGTGCCGCTGCTGGGCCATCACACCTCCGGGGTGCGCCGGGAATGGTACCGGGGCAAAAACCTGCAGAAGCAGGCCGTCAACGACCCGATTCCGCTGCTGCACCAGGTATTGCTGGAGGCACATGTGCCTTCCTCCGATATAGAAGCGCTGGAGCGGGAGGCAAGAGAGACAGTAGCGCGGGATTTTGAGAAAGCCCTCGCTGCTCCGGCCCCTGACCCCGCCACCTTTGACCAGCACGAGTTTGCTCCCACGCCCATAACCGAGGAAAAAGGAGAGCGAACCCCTGCCGGAGCCAGCAAAGTGACCATGGTGGATGCGGGCCTGCATGCCGTAGACGATTTGCTGCGCGTCTACCCGGAGGCCTTGTTCTATGGGCAGGACGTGGGGCGTCAATTAGGCGGGGTGTTCCGGGAGGCGGCGCTGCTGGCGAAGAAATACGGTGATGCCCGCGTCTTCAACACGCCGATTCAGGAGGCCTACATCATCGGCTCCACGGCGGGCATGTCGGCGGTGGGCGCCAAGGCAATAGTGGAGGTACAGTTTGCAGATTATATATGGCCGGGCCTCAACCAGTTGGTGGAGGAATTGTCCAAGAGCTGCTACCTGTCCAACGGCCAGTTTCCGGTTCAGGCTGTCATCCGGGTGCCCATCGGGGCCTATGGCGGCGGCGGACCCTACCACTCGGGCAGCATCGAGTCCTCCCTGCTCAACATACGGGGCATCAAGGTGGTGTACCCGAGCAATGCCGCCGATATGAAAGGCCTGATGAAAGCCGCCTTTCTGGACCCGAACCCGGTGGTGATGCTGGAGCACAAGGGGATATACTGGTCTAAAGTGCCCGGCACGGAGGAAGCCAAGACTGTGGAGCCGGATGAACATTATATCCTGCCTTTGGGCAAAGCGTGTGTAGCGCAGCAGGCGGCCGCACAGGAAATAAAAAGAGGCAACAGCATGGCAGTGATAACCTATGGCATGGCTGTGTACTGGGCAAAAGCAGCTTCTAAGAAATTTCCAGGATCCGTCGAAATCATCGACCTGCGCACCCTCAACCCATTGGATTATGAAACAGTGAAAGCAGCTGTCATACGCCACAGCAAGGCGCTGGTACTGACCGAGGAGCCGCTGCTGAACTCGTTCGCAGAGTCCTTGGCCGGTCGCCTTGCGAAAGACTGCTTTCAGCACCTGGATGCACCTATACATACCCTGGGTGCCGCCAACCTTCCGGCAGTCCCGCTGAATGTGGAGCTGGAGCGAATGATGCTGCCCGATGCTGCTAAAGTAGCGGCGGCTCTTGAAGAACTGCTGAACTATTGA
- a CDS encoding phosphatase PAP2 family protein, with the protein MEELEQLDQEAFLYLNDMHSPFWDSVMVFVSNKYVWIPFYLALIGYLVWRYRRQSIPMLLLAIVAVGLADFIASGIFKPYFARLRPCHDPELSEVVNLVKGCGGRFGFMSSHASTGFALAVFFNLILPDRYLIFKIVLVAWAVVVSYSRIYLGVHYPGDILGGALLGASLAYGCSLLYTFLLNKYPSLVR; encoded by the coding sequence ATGGAAGAACTGGAGCAACTGGACCAGGAGGCGTTCCTATACCTCAACGACATGCACAGCCCGTTCTGGGACAGCGTGATGGTCTTTGTGTCGAACAAATACGTCTGGATTCCCTTTTACCTGGCCCTCATCGGCTACCTCGTCTGGCGCTACCGGAGGCAGAGCATCCCGATGCTGCTGCTGGCCATTGTGGCCGTGGGCCTGGCGGATTTTATCGCATCCGGCATTTTCAAACCCTATTTCGCCCGCCTCCGCCCCTGCCACGACCCGGAGCTTTCGGAGGTGGTGAACCTGGTGAAAGGCTGTGGCGGCCGGTTTGGTTTCATGTCCTCGCATGCCTCCACGGGTTTTGCACTGGCAGTTTTCTTCAACCTCATCCTGCCCGACCGTTACCTGATTTTTAAGATTGTGCTGGTGGCCTGGGCGGTGGTGGTGTCGTACAGCCGCATTTACCTGGGGGTACACTATCCGGGCGACATCCTGGGCGGGGCTTTGCTGGGCGCTTCTCTGGCTTATGGCTGCTCGCTGTTATATACCTTTCTGTTGAACAAATACCCTTCGCTGGTGCGTTAA